The Rhinolophus ferrumequinum isolate MPI-CBG mRhiFer1 chromosome 4, mRhiFer1_v1.p, whole genome shotgun sequence genome has a window encoding:
- the EXOSC8 gene encoding exosome complex component RRP43: MAAGFKTVEPLEYFRRFLKENCRPDGRELGEFRTTTVNIGSISTADGSALVKLGNTTVICGIKAEFAAPPTDAPNKGYVVPNVDLPPLCSSRFRSGPPGEEAQVASQFIADVIENSQIIQKEDLCISPGKLAWVLYCDLICLDYDGNILDACTFALLAALKNVQLPEVTINEETALAEVNLKKQSYLNIRTHPVATSFAVFDDTLLIVDPTGEEEHLATGTLTVVMDEEGKLCCLHKPGGSGLTGAKLQDCMSRAVTRHKEVKKLMDEVIKSMKPK; this comes from the exons ATGGCGGCTGGTTTCAA AACTGTGGAACCTCTGGAGTATTTCAGGAGATTTTTG aaagagaACTGCCGTCCTGATGGAAGAGAACTTGGTGAATTCAGAACCACAACTGTCAACATAG GTTCAATTAGTACTGCAGATGGTTCTGCTTTAGTGAAGCTGGGAAATACTACAGTGATTTGCGGAATTAAAGCG GAATTTGCAGCACCACCAACAGATGCCCCTAACAAAGGATATGTTG TTCCTAATGTGGATCTGCCACCTCTGTGTTCCTCGAGATTTCGGTCTGGACCTCCTGGAGAAGAGGCCCAAGTGGCTAGCCAATTCATTGCAGATGTCATTGAAAA TTCACAGATAATTCAGAAAGAGGACTTATGCATTTCTCCAGGAAAG CTTGCTTGGGTTCTATACTGTGACCTCATTTGCCTCGACTACGATGGAAATATTTTGGATGCCTGTACATTTGCTTTGTTAGCAGCTTTAAAAAATG taCAGTTGCCTGAAGTTACAATAAATGAAGAGACTGCTTTAGCTGAGGTTAATTTAAAGAAGCAAAGTTACTTGAACATTAGAACTCATCCAGTTGCAACTTCCTTTGCAGTGTTTGATGA cactCTGCTCATAGTTGACCCTACTGGAGAGGAGGAACATCTGGCAACTGGAACCCTAACCGTAGTAATGGATGAGGAAGGCAAGCTATGTTGTCTTCACAAACCAG GTGGAAGTGGGCTGACTGGAGCTAAACTTCAGGACTGTATGAGCCGAGCAGttacaagacacaaagaagtaaaaaaactGATGGATGAAGTAATTAAAAGTatgaaacccaaataa